The following proteins are encoded in a genomic region of Micromonospora olivasterospora:
- a CDS encoding amidase gives MGWYSCVFGQPDAAAPEFGHKGTTDNKVHGPTSTPFDPRFNAGGSSGGSAAAVASSMTALTQGSDAGGSVRIPAAMCNIVALKPSVGRWPQDAPPFAAAPFFTPGPMARTVADVAMLMQAISGPYEGDPLSMDGSLDYIGAFRGGAEGTSPLAGRRIAYSPNMDLFPVEAPVESVVRQALKAFVKAGAVVDQVKLGLDEIQVTDLGGRNRRPLTSQHFADTWVLMQAGLYGHARDLFLEFGIPLDLRERKEQLTPQFAAMLDRSERLLAEEYRHLDFLRSDVLHKLNAGLGTYDYIVTPTIAVAGVQNAEDGNTLGPSAVNGVAVDPQIGWCLTYPVNFSGHPAMSLPAGFTTNPLGGPSLPVGLQVIGRMKRDDEVITAAAAYELALDDAGTPVGTTEAQARCRPQCGVRTRRTKQWTATPGRGCPWRTDGLSVPWTRPPLVSAAADAAGSMTSRARVATRRVVPP, from the coding sequence GTGGGCTGGTACTCCTGCGTCTTCGGTCAGCCCGACGCCGCTGCCCCCGAGTTCGGTCACAAGGGCACTACCGACAACAAGGTCCACGGCCCGACAAGCACCCCGTTCGACCCTCGGTTCAACGCCGGTGGTTCCAGCGGCGGTTCGGCCGCGGCCGTGGCATCGTCCATGACGGCCCTCACGCAGGGCTCCGACGCGGGCGGCAGTGTTCGCATCCCGGCGGCCATGTGCAACATCGTGGCACTCAAGCCGAGTGTCGGTCGCTGGCCGCAGGACGCTCCGCCGTTCGCTGCGGCGCCGTTCTTCACCCCCGGGCCCATGGCACGAACGGTGGCAGACGTGGCCATGCTGATGCAGGCCATCAGCGGTCCGTACGAGGGTGACCCGTTGAGCATGGACGGTTCGCTGGACTACATCGGCGCGTTTCGTGGCGGCGCGGAGGGCACGTCCCCGCTCGCGGGTAGGCGCATCGCCTACTCGCCGAACATGGATCTGTTTCCGGTAGAGGCGCCGGTGGAGAGTGTTGTCCGCCAGGCCCTCAAGGCCTTCGTGAAGGCCGGGGCAGTGGTTGACCAGGTGAAGCTGGGGCTCGACGAGATTCAGGTCACCGACCTGGGCGGCAGAAACCGGCGGCCGCTGACCAGCCAGCACTTCGCCGACACCTGGGTGCTCATGCAGGCCGGCTTGTACGGTCACGCCCGGGACCTGTTCCTGGAGTTCGGCATCCCTCTGGATCTACGCGAGCGCAAGGAGCAGTTGACGCCGCAGTTCGCTGCCATGCTCGACCGGTCGGAGAGGCTTTTGGCCGAAGAGTACCGGCACCTGGACTTCCTGCGCTCCGACGTGCTGCACAAGCTCAACGCCGGGCTGGGGACCTACGACTACATAGTCACGCCGACGATTGCCGTCGCGGGGGTTCAGAACGCCGAGGATGGCAATACCCTCGGCCCGTCGGCCGTCAACGGTGTCGCCGTCGATCCGCAGATTGGTTGGTGCTTGACCTATCCGGTCAACTTCAGCGGTCACCCCGCGATGAGCCTGCCGGCCGGCTTCACGACGAACCCCCTGGGGGGCCCGTCGTTGCCGGTTGGTCTGCAGGTCATCGGTCGCATGAAGCGGGATGACGAGGTCATTACCGCTGCCGCTGCCTACGAGCTCGCGCTGGACGATGCCGGGACCCCGGTTGGCACCACGGAAGCGCAGGCGCGATGCCGCCCGCAGTGCGGGGTGCGGACGCGGCGGACGAAGCAGTGGACCGCGACACCCGGCCGTGGGTGCCCATGGCGGACCGATGGCCTGTCGGTGCCGTGGACCCGTCCGCCGCTGGTGTCCGCGGCCGCCGACGCCGCTGGCTCGATGACCAGTCGAGCACGCGTCGCAACTCGGCGAGTGGTGCCGCCTTGA
- a CDS encoding thioesterase II family protein: protein MNRDDSRWLRNYCPGPHLASQLVCFPHAGGSASFFLPMSRALSDDLQVLAVQYPGRGDRRSEPCVHTIEALADAVADELARCLDRSIALFGHSMGGLVAFEVARRLEARGRTPLALFVSGCRAPSRRRAQVVRLRDGEDVRAELERLGGTDPRLLDNSQALRAALPAMRNDYEAIDAYRLSSHAAPLSIPIHAYIGDSDPEVLPDEAVAWRRHTRGSFDLRTYPGGHFYLGSPEVDLASAIRTAMATSPATGYRA from the coding sequence ATGAACAGGGACGACAGTCGGTGGCTCCGGAACTACTGCCCCGGTCCACACCTGGCGAGTCAGTTGGTCTGCTTTCCACACGCCGGTGGGTCGGCGAGTTTCTTTCTGCCGATGTCCCGCGCCCTCAGTGACGACCTCCAGGTGCTCGCGGTCCAGTACCCCGGTCGGGGCGACCGCCGCAGCGAGCCGTGCGTCCACACGATCGAGGCACTCGCCGACGCGGTGGCCGACGAACTGGCTCGGTGCCTGGACCGGTCCATCGCGCTGTTCGGCCACAGTATGGGTGGCTTGGTCGCCTTCGAGGTCGCACGACGCCTGGAGGCGCGGGGCCGCACCCCACTGGCGCTTTTCGTCTCCGGGTGTCGCGCGCCGTCGCGCCGTCGCGCACAAGTCGTACGGCTGCGCGACGGCGAGGACGTCCGCGCCGAGCTGGAGCGGTTGGGCGGCACGGACCCGCGACTCCTCGACAACAGTCAGGCACTCCGCGCGGCCCTCCCGGCGATGCGCAACGACTACGAGGCGATCGACGCCTATCGTCTTTCGTCCCACGCCGCGCCGTTGAGCATCCCGATCCACGCCTACATCGGTGACAGCGACCCGGAGGTTCTACCGGACGAGGCCGTTGCGTGGCGGCGGCACACCAGGGGCTCCTTCGACCTGCGTACGTACCCGGGCGGCCACTTCTACCTCGGCTCGCCCGAGGTTGATCTGGCCTCTGCGATCCGCACTGCCATGGCCACCAGCCCTGCCACCGGCTACCGAGCCTGA
- a CDS encoding cytochrome P450: MNNPQDVLLRLFSPEGRANPYPFYSDLMERAPVLSIGKNRAVVMGFQESVDVLLNSRLFPVPDPGYADRSWPGWQAHPSTVLLYNSLLFLNPPENQPARRLVSRFFNPRRVKLMRPMIERHVAAHIDTLVAGDGSVDATQSFTAIPNSVMGELLGIPHDDVHQLMAWLDMFLERNELHPPDKRLQDADEAASHLISYVRETCSTRAAGDAGLAGLLAQDGSFDEQDIISNLVFVLSAGTVTTGSLLGSGMLQLARDNDLLRRLRSDDALLRSFVLETLRYDPPIQYGARVAAEDTELGGLPIARDSLILVCLGALGRDSRRFSKPSDFVADRFIAPGADPRDVLSFGLGTHRCAGAELALVTAEIAFGQLAGRVEALATVSAPQRQKRTVVRRFSKLEVQVSRTSAADQLRPQAR, translated from the coding sequence ATGAATAATCCTCAGGACGTCCTGCTGCGCCTGTTCAGCCCCGAAGGGCGCGCGAATCCTTATCCCTTCTACAGCGATCTGATGGAGCGGGCTCCTGTCCTGTCGATCGGAAAAAATCGCGCGGTGGTCATGGGGTTTCAGGAGAGCGTCGACGTCCTGTTGAACTCGCGGCTGTTTCCGGTGCCCGATCCCGGCTACGCCGATCGCTCCTGGCCGGGCTGGCAGGCGCACCCATCGACCGTGCTCCTCTACAACAGCCTGCTCTTTCTCAACCCGCCGGAAAACCAGCCCGCTCGTCGTCTGGTGTCGCGGTTCTTCAACCCCAGACGAGTCAAGCTGATGCGTCCGATGATCGAGCGTCATGTTGCGGCACACATCGACACGCTTGTCGCCGGTGACGGCAGCGTCGACGCGACACAGTCGTTCACCGCCATCCCGAACTCCGTGATGGGTGAGCTGCTCGGAATCCCTCACGACGATGTGCACCAGTTGATGGCATGGCTCGACATGTTCCTGGAACGCAATGAGCTGCATCCGCCCGACAAGAGGCTCCAGGATGCTGATGAAGCCGCGTCGCACCTCATCTCGTACGTCAGGGAAACCTGCTCGACGCGCGCGGCCGGCGACGCCGGCCTGGCCGGACTGCTGGCTCAGGATGGTTCCTTCGACGAGCAGGACATCATCAGCAACCTGGTGTTCGTGCTCAGCGCGGGCACGGTGACCACGGGTTCTCTTCTCGGCAGCGGAATGCTCCAGCTCGCACGGGACAATGATCTGCTACGCCGGTTGCGTTCGGACGATGCCCTGCTGCGGTCGTTCGTGCTCGAGACCCTTCGTTACGACCCGCCGATTCAGTACGGCGCCAGGGTCGCGGCCGAGGATACCGAGCTGGGCGGGCTGCCCATCGCCCGCGACAGCCTGATCCTCGTGTGCTTGGGCGCACTTGGCCGGGACTCCCGGCGATTTTCGAAGCCGAGCGATTTCGTCGCGGACCGGTTCATCGCGCCAGGTGCAGACCCCAGGGACGTCTTGTCCTTCGGCCTGGGCACACATCGCTGCGCCGGAGCCGAACTGGCCTTGGTCACAGCCGAGATCGCCTTCGGTCAACTCGCCGGGAGGGTCGAGGCGCTGGCCACGGTCAGCGCGCCGCAGCGGCAGAAGCGCACGGTCGTCCGCAGATTCAGCAAGCTTGAGGTCCAGGTGTCCAGGACGTCCGCAGCGGATCAACTACGCCCTCAGGCTCGGTAG
- a CDS encoding SDR family NAD(P)-dependent oxidoreductase, translating into MTQLYSLQLVPCPAVPGFAERESLPPGALVLTDDWDIADQLSNLTEPSVVTVVVPPDATCWDEDAIVRLMTVGESVPSHVRVITSLHSTRWPAAPQPRLLALQEAAFLAAKRLAQSDPPDSSLAVLVLDPIEGGTPHPHAALLTGLIKAMAWELPHTHAHAVVTDAATLPTALAQLGRESACVRGLPVAYYRGQSTSATRLEERLLPDNAATVGAHDGARPWSTSEGPVVLAVGGARGITARCLEGLRTQPSMLWLLGSTDPETMAAQSREIGETTSTEYARKRRAADPEVRMAQVRSFYDRCRKSRESLSHLDVLRQRFGAARVRYLGCDVTDETAVRRVAATIRGTTPRLDMVINGAGISGARRLAAKDLTTFRKVRDTKVAGYHNLKAAFGDLAPGLWCNFSSVAGAFGLAGESDYGPANDFLNSAARYEAAHSGTAEYSICWSLWGESGLGPRTGFTEYTARTGQLGLLSDAEGQRLFNTEVEAPRSGRRAVPTPLGDAELHMLRTRFPALVDATHRSSYLGTPSWADGGELVWELDLAPYGHLYGHVRESRALVPGALALELAAEAAGHLAGAAPVNTFRDIRFQAPIAVDPQVVRYLLTASYTPAGFDCGVVRVGIHSRVSGGNHDRRVQHFDVLIPIGGVAATSEQRDTPRVAPTTKRASATMSMSGLFDHVRDVRLGARLTSARWEPRLSEGIDDEFFSRHRIPWLLVDALLQAACATGTPNRYATPHSIEELRLHTTDNDLTLSKVAYGVQLRVDHSDGIAEGVAFGSENGEPLLAMGGLAVSGRDRSGMGS; encoded by the coding sequence ATGACGCAGTTGTACTCGCTCCAGCTCGTACCCTGCCCGGCGGTGCCGGGGTTCGCGGAACGTGAATCGCTGCCACCCGGCGCGCTCGTGCTCACCGATGACTGGGACATCGCGGACCAGCTCTCCAACTTGACCGAGCCGAGCGTCGTGACCGTGGTCGTTCCACCCGACGCGACCTGCTGGGACGAGGACGCGATCGTCAGGCTCATGACCGTCGGGGAAAGCGTCCCGAGTCATGTCCGCGTCATCACCTCCCTGCACTCGACCAGGTGGCCGGCGGCGCCCCAGCCGCGGCTGCTCGCCCTGCAGGAAGCGGCCTTCCTGGCGGCCAAACGGTTGGCCCAATCGGATCCGCCGGATTCCTCGCTGGCCGTTCTCGTCCTGGACCCCATCGAGGGCGGGACACCCCATCCGCACGCGGCCCTGCTCACCGGTCTGATCAAGGCCATGGCCTGGGAGTTGCCGCATACTCACGCGCATGCCGTGGTGACTGACGCAGCCACCCTGCCAACCGCACTGGCGCAGCTGGGTCGCGAATCGGCGTGCGTCCGGGGCCTGCCCGTGGCCTACTACCGCGGGCAGTCGACGTCCGCCACGCGTCTGGAAGAACGGCTGCTGCCAGACAACGCGGCCACCGTCGGCGCACACGATGGTGCTCGTCCGTGGTCGACGAGCGAAGGCCCGGTCGTCCTCGCCGTGGGAGGGGCGCGCGGTATCACCGCCCGATGTCTCGAAGGCCTGCGCACGCAGCCTTCGATGCTCTGGCTACTCGGCAGTACCGACCCGGAGACGATGGCGGCGCAGTCTCGCGAGATAGGTGAGACCACCAGCACAGAGTATGCGCGGAAACGCCGGGCAGCGGATCCCGAGGTCCGTATGGCCCAGGTGCGGAGCTTCTACGACCGATGTCGTAAGTCTCGCGAGTCTCTGTCGCACCTCGACGTCCTGCGGCAGCGGTTCGGTGCCGCACGGGTTCGCTATCTGGGTTGTGACGTCACGGATGAGACCGCTGTTCGCCGCGTCGCGGCAACGATCCGCGGCACGACACCCCGCCTCGACATGGTCATCAATGGTGCTGGAATCAGCGGCGCGCGCCGGTTGGCGGCCAAGGACCTGACGACCTTCCGGAAGGTGCGGGACACGAAGGTAGCCGGGTACCACAACCTCAAGGCGGCCTTCGGCGATCTCGCACCTGGCCTGTGGTGCAACTTCAGCTCCGTCGCGGGAGCCTTCGGCCTGGCCGGGGAAAGTGACTACGGTCCGGCCAATGACTTCTTGAACTCCGCAGCCCGGTACGAGGCCGCACATTCGGGGACTGCCGAGTACTCCATCTGCTGGAGCCTGTGGGGTGAGTCAGGTCTCGGCCCACGGACCGGCTTCACCGAGTACACGGCGAGGACGGGGCAACTCGGTCTGCTCAGCGACGCCGAAGGACAACGCCTGTTCAACACCGAGGTGGAGGCTCCTCGGTCGGGACGACGGGCAGTGCCCACGCCGTTGGGCGACGCGGAACTGCACATGTTGCGTACGCGGTTCCCCGCGCTGGTGGACGCCACCCACCGGAGTTCCTATCTCGGAACCCCGTCCTGGGCGGACGGCGGGGAACTCGTCTGGGAACTCGACCTTGCTCCGTACGGGCACCTCTATGGGCATGTTCGAGAGTCACGGGCGCTCGTGCCCGGAGCACTGGCACTGGAGCTCGCGGCGGAGGCGGCCGGTCACCTCGCCGGCGCGGCGCCCGTGAACACCTTCCGAGACATCCGCTTCCAAGCTCCGATCGCAGTAGACCCGCAGGTGGTCAGATACTTGCTCACCGCTTCGTACACCCCGGCCGGGTTCGACTGCGGTGTCGTCCGGGTCGGTATCCACTCGCGGGTTTCCGGCGGGAACCACGACCGGCGCGTCCAGCACTTCGACGTCCTGATCCCGATCGGTGGCGTCGCCGCCACGTCCGAGCAGCGTGACACCCCGCGGGTCGCGCCGACCACGAAGCGGGCGTCCGCGACGATGTCGATGTCCGGGCTCTTCGACCACGTCCGGGATGTGCGACTCGGCGCGCGGCTGACCTCGGCCCGGTGGGAGCCACGCCTGTCCGAGGGAATCGACGACGAGTTCTTCTCTCGACACCGAATTCCGTGGCTGCTGGTGGATGCCCTGTTGCAGGCGGCCTGTGCCACCGGAACCCCGAACCGGTACGCGACACCTCATTCAATCGAAGAACTGAGACTGCACACCACGGACAACGACCTCACGTTGTCGAAGGTGGCGTATGGCGTTCAACTGCGCGTCGACCACTCGGACGGGATTGCCGAAGGCGTTGCCTTCGGGTCAGAAAACGGCGAGCCGCTCCTTGCGATGGGGGGCCTAGCGGTCAGCGGACGAGACCGAAGTGGCATGGGGTCATGA